One Asticcacaulis sp. MM231 DNA segment encodes these proteins:
- a CDS encoding PIN domain-containing protein, with protein sequence MKLHLLIDTSVWLDIVQDARQFAILEMLTAMIEAERLTLILPQIVVDEFNSNRDRVIAESRKSIKSHFRPVRQAIAQFGAKEDRDALIQKLNEIDHLIGYTEQSVNEALYTIDETFGDTDCIGITDEVKRRAADRAITKSAPFHRQRNSMADAILLKSYVDKAA encoded by the coding sequence TTGAAACTTCATCTGCTCATCGACACCTCGGTCTGGCTCGATATCGTCCAGGACGCGCGGCAGTTTGCCATCCTCGAAATGCTGACGGCGATGATCGAAGCCGAACGCCTTACACTGATCCTGCCGCAGATCGTGGTCGATGAGTTCAATTCGAACCGGGACAGGGTGATCGCCGAAAGTCGAAAAAGCATTAAAAGCCATTTCCGACCGGTGCGGCAGGCCATCGCGCAATTCGGCGCCAAAGAAGACCGCGACGCTCTTATCCAAAAGCTGAACGAGATCGATCACTTGATCGGCTACACCGAGCAGTCCGTTAACGAAGCACTATACACCATCGACGAGACGTTCGGGGACACTGACTGCATTGGCATAACCGATGAAGTCAAGCGCCGCGCCGCCGACCGCGCCATTACAAAATCCGCACCCTTCCATCGGCAACGAAACAGCATGGCCGACGCTATCCTCCTAAAATCCTACGTTGATAAGGCCGCTTGA
- a CDS encoding S8 family peptidase produces the protein MTVRAADTQAGRPEEATIFATPKGLSALRRKISEFETEDTPVTDEGKGGKPKNAALVQSIGIIVEASLRKLWRSPSAKFPSPTVTAPWEVWLEKDQAGEFIRKATAIGVVFDTERLDFPEDIVVLASATQALLASAVKHFGAVKALASPSNMIDFFDSMPVDEQDGWLAELQRRTTYGPLPTRNFVTIMDTGISLAHPLIAPVLNSADRHAARPAWGLNDVDGHGTELAGAALYGDVAAALQTMGPIQINHRLESVKIIPDRGSNPHHLLGAVTLAGVNAVELTPDRLRTFTMATTTSDDTPHDGAPTSWSSTLDQLSAGVAGDVKIQRLMLVSAGNTDQASFRTLSYPAACDHLDNELQSPAHAWNVVAVGAYTTKTVMPAQQQMATVAPAGDMSPSSRTASWTSEWPIKPDVVFEGGNWVHGHLPPPYPHPALATLTTSHEYPTRTFTTIADTSGATALGAKAITELWTDYPDLWPETIRALFVNSARWTPQMLSYLPVKPKKGDFDPLFTRYGFGVPDMDRARRSASNALSLIVQDRITPYKKHDKANSPHAHNEMKLFQLPWPAEALRALGATPVTLRVALSTFIVPNPSEAARGSKFGYASHNLRFKLNGPDERMTEFTKRISKAVGGDEKAASKFQDIWDFGPNRRDVGSLQIDQLTCQASDLARRNLLAVHPVTGWWKSKMVEHPEQNSVRFALVVEIDAGEVTTDLYTETAHKVSVRIAQQSLSRRVITTQGSLF, from the coding sequence TTGACCGTTCGCGCCGCCGATACTCAAGCCGGGCGACCGGAGGAAGCTACGATCTTTGCGACGCCTAAAGGCTTATCGGCACTTCGTCGCAAAATCTCTGAATTTGAAACCGAAGATACACCTGTCACTGACGAGGGTAAGGGGGGAAAGCCAAAGAACGCTGCCCTCGTTCAAAGCATAGGCATAATCGTCGAAGCTAGCCTTCGAAAGTTATGGCGCAGCCCGTCGGCGAAATTCCCCTCACCGACCGTGACGGCGCCTTGGGAAGTTTGGCTCGAAAAGGATCAAGCTGGTGAATTTATCCGGAAGGCTACAGCGATCGGGGTCGTATTCGATACTGAACGCCTGGACTTTCCTGAAGACATCGTGGTCTTGGCTTCTGCCACTCAGGCTTTGCTGGCATCCGCGGTTAAACATTTTGGGGCTGTGAAAGCGCTCGCCTCTCCTTCAAACATGATCGATTTCTTCGATTCTATGCCAGTTGATGAACAAGATGGCTGGCTTGCCGAGTTACAACGCCGCACGACTTATGGGCCACTACCTACCCGAAATTTCGTGACTATTATGGACACGGGCATTTCGCTGGCTCATCCACTGATCGCGCCGGTACTCAATTCGGCCGACCGTCATGCAGCACGGCCCGCTTGGGGGCTAAACGATGTGGATGGGCATGGAACAGAACTCGCGGGCGCTGCTTTGTATGGCGACGTCGCGGCAGCGCTTCAAACCATGGGACCAATTCAGATAAATCACCGGCTAGAATCCGTGAAAATAATCCCAGATCGGGGGAGCAATCCACACCACCTCCTGGGCGCCGTTACTCTTGCGGGTGTAAACGCGGTCGAACTTACGCCGGATCGTTTGCGGACTTTCACCATGGCGACGACGACATCGGACGATACACCACACGACGGCGCCCCGACCTCTTGGTCTAGTACGCTTGATCAGCTCTCCGCGGGTGTGGCAGGCGATGTGAAAATTCAACGCCTAATGTTGGTTTCGGCTGGGAACACAGACCAAGCCTCATTTCGTACGCTTTCTTATCCCGCTGCCTGCGATCACCTGGATAACGAACTGCAATCGCCCGCTCACGCTTGGAACGTGGTCGCAGTCGGCGCGTATACAACCAAAACCGTTATGCCTGCCCAACAGCAAATGGCTACGGTGGCGCCTGCCGGTGACATGTCGCCGTCTTCTCGAACAGCGAGCTGGACTTCGGAATGGCCGATTAAGCCAGACGTCGTCTTTGAAGGGGGTAACTGGGTGCATGGTCACCTGCCCCCACCCTACCCTCATCCCGCCCTTGCCACTCTGACGACATCCCATGAATATCCAACACGTACTTTCACGACGATCGCCGACACGAGCGGCGCCACGGCTTTAGGCGCCAAAGCGATAACCGAACTTTGGACTGATTATCCGGATTTATGGCCGGAAACGATCCGAGCGCTGTTTGTGAACTCCGCGCGCTGGACGCCACAGATGCTGAGCTACTTGCCTGTCAAACCTAAGAAGGGTGACTTCGACCCTCTATTCACTCGATACGGTTTTGGCGTTCCGGATATGGACCGTGCGCGGCGAAGTGCCTCGAATGCATTGAGCCTAATCGTGCAAGACAGAATAACGCCTTACAAGAAGCATGATAAAGCCAATTCTCCTCACGCTCACAACGAGATGAAGCTATTCCAGTTGCCGTGGCCGGCCGAGGCATTGCGTGCCTTAGGCGCAACGCCTGTTACGCTAAGGGTCGCCCTAAGCACGTTTATTGTTCCCAATCCGTCTGAGGCCGCAAGGGGATCGAAATTCGGGTATGCATCGCATAATCTTCGCTTTAAATTGAATGGGCCCGATGAACGCATGACCGAGTTCACCAAAAGAATTAGTAAGGCTGTGGGCGGAGACGAAAAAGCGGCTTCGAAATTCCAGGACATCTGGGATTTCGGACCTAACCGGCGTGACGTTGGTTCTCTCCAAATCGACCAATTGACCTGTCAAGCTTCCGACCTCGCCCGGCGCAATCTTCTTGCCGTTCACCCCGTGACCGGCTGGTGGAAGTCGAAAATGGTCGAACATCCTGAACAGAATAGCGTCCGGTTTGCTCTCGTGGTCGAAATTGATGCGGGTGAGGTAACGACAGATCTTTACACTGAAACCGCCCACAAGGTTTCAGTCCGTATCGCTCAACAAAGCTTAAGTCGCAGGGTGATCACAACTCAAGGCAGCTTATTTTAA
- a CDS encoding ATP-binding protein, with translation MASAQQLIGLLKSHAEGDEDRFFDLAMQLAAAEEQKGHKRLAEQLRSWAEAGQSPPEKVRAVPTPIAAPRGDLAGLLSASYPTARINDLIVPEQLDDELRHVVVETRMTDALEAKGLRPRRRLLLSGPPGTGKTMSASALAGELKFPLFTVQLHGLITKFMGETAQKLRLVFDAVRTTRGVYLFDEIDALAATRGGDDVGEARRILNSFLQFLDEDTGPSIIVATTNLPEILDRAILRRFDLVLVYELPSEPAIERVMRRRLKAFDIAPISWAAVTHLAHGLSTADVIAASEDAARRAVLNSSERIDTESIAASLNRRRSLQGIGGAINAEGSQTSDSQRHRGEPPIQPKGRRGRKAT, from the coding sequence ATGGCATCGGCACAGCAACTTATAGGGCTTCTCAAGAGCCATGCTGAAGGAGATGAGGATCGTTTTTTCGACCTCGCCATGCAGCTTGCTGCCGCCGAAGAACAAAAAGGCCATAAGCGTCTCGCCGAGCAACTTCGCAGCTGGGCCGAGGCTGGTCAAAGCCCGCCTGAAAAAGTTCGCGCTGTCCCAACGCCGATTGCCGCACCACGTGGTGATCTCGCGGGTCTCTTGTCTGCCAGTTATCCGACCGCCCGCATCAACGATCTTATCGTTCCTGAGCAACTCGACGACGAGTTGCGCCACGTAGTCGTTGAAACGAGGATGACCGACGCGCTTGAGGCCAAGGGCCTGCGGCCCCGTCGCCGTCTACTGTTGTCAGGTCCGCCAGGCACTGGAAAAACCATGAGCGCATCGGCTCTTGCCGGCGAACTCAAATTCCCATTGTTCACGGTGCAGCTTCATGGCTTGATTACGAAGTTCATGGGCGAAACTGCCCAGAAATTGCGCCTCGTGTTTGATGCAGTTCGCACGACACGCGGGGTCTATTTATTCGACGAGATTGACGCACTTGCAGCTACACGCGGCGGTGACGACGTGGGCGAGGCCCGCCGCATTCTCAATTCGTTTCTTCAATTTCTCGATGAAGACACTGGTCCATCGATAATTGTCGCAACAACCAACCTTCCTGAGATTCTTGATCGTGCGATCTTGCGACGGTTCGACTTGGTCTTGGTATACGAGCTGCCCAGCGAGCCTGCTATTGAAAGAGTGATGCGTCGGCGGTTGAAGGCCTTCGACATTGCCCCCATCAGTTGGGCCGCGGTTACGCACTTGGCTCACGGGCTATCCACAGCAGACGTGATCGCAGCCAGCGAAGACGCGGCACGGCGAGCCGTTCTAAACAGTTCAGAACGAATCGACACAGAATCGATAGCTGCATCATTAAATAGACGGCGATCGTTACAGGGCATAGGGGGCGCTATAAATGCCGAGGGATCGCAAACATCTGATAGTCAACGACATCGGGGAGAGCCGCCCATTCAGCCCAAAGGGCGGCGGGGGCGGAAAGCCACCTAG
- a CDS encoding WGR domain-containing protein, whose amino-acid sequence MTAIILKRVDEARNMARFYELDVQLGLFGDISVIRHWSLSERMASLKSIGFPRDFTQTS is encoded by the coding sequence ATGACGGCTATTATTTTGAAACGGGTCGACGAAGCGCGCAATATGGCTCGCTTCTATGAACTCGACGTCCAACTAGGCCTATTTGGCGATATCTCCGTGATACGCCACTGGAGTCTATCGGAACGAATGGCCAGTCTAAAGAGCATTGGTTTTCCACGGGATTTTACGCAGACGAGTTAG
- a CDS encoding WGR domain-containing protein, whose translation MPATVLRRIDQTRNMARFYELDIQPGLFGDVAVTRHWGRIGANGQSKQQWFAEDTSATELARRLLSQKLRRGYTSPVPSPI comes from the coding sequence ATGCCAGCGACAGTTTTACGGCGAATTGATCAAACGCGAAATATGGCGCGATTTTATGAGCTCGACATTCAGCCAGGTCTCTTTGGCGATGTCGCGGTAACCAGGCATTGGGGCCGGATCGGCGCCAACGGTCAATCCAAACAGCAATGGTTCGCTGAAGACACCAGCGCGACCGAACTAGCTCGCAGGCTCCTGAGCCAAAAGCTTCGCCGTGGCTATACCTCGCCAGTTCCCTCCCCTATTTAA
- a CDS encoding RHS repeat-associated core domain-containing protein — protein MKAIKLARMLVLGVVGVLFGGSGVATQTHADTIVGVTQYSYDVNGRRECSALRMNPVVFNALPSSACDLGGAGTFGQDRITKTVYDAAGQVRQTIQAYGTTSARYYSTVAYSPNGRATDVVDANGNRTHMAYDEFDRLSVLNYPSPVRPTAFSTSSPDNAVATAGAYSTTDYETFGYDNNGNRTSWKRRDNQTIIYGFDNLNREVSADAPGTASDVFTAFDISGRVISKQLVNSTGPKVTYTYDGLSRIKTSTDVNNRTVTYGYTQASTRSTLLFPDNKTESYTYDALNRLTYSEVTGSGVYISQSYDLAGRLTGRGRANGTSTSLSYDGLDRLTGLGYTFPDSTKNVSWAFTFNPASQRTSLVSTNTDQYEFREISASSDPRTFDGLNRDSTLAALSNGYDARGNLTNEGAGGRTFGFDIYNRLISATNGGISAQLTYDPEGRLAAYAVTENGQTTAKTFLYDGTRLIAEYNSAGQVTKRYLHSVGVDDPWAEASGTDVNSTTVSYLYANYQGSIFASANGGGTVTERYKYGPYGEPKNAADQLSFTGGSRFRYTGQTVLPELRLYYYKARIYDPMYGRFLQTDPVGTKDDLNLYAYTSGDPINGADPTGTEYAAATMPGWKPPPTRDPIGDTITAVKQYVHDLNDPTPTGRMMYINPTAAGVAPVMGAGTLVPETVQMRTLYGTAINVALIVGTDGLGNVIKEGAAGAYEVSSPLLTRYLSGSGGRWGSNATRTLNDAIASDLESQGWRITNGAGRAKEEYFAAAGAKGTTKGGTYVDITATRNGQWLRVQTVDHFSGVVTQREEAAAARIAEKFPFDTLLIINK, from the coding sequence ATGAAAGCGATCAAACTTGCGAGGATGCTGGTCCTGGGTGTTGTCGGTGTTTTGTTTGGCGGCAGTGGGGTTGCCACGCAGACACACGCAGATACCATCGTTGGCGTCACCCAATATAGCTATGACGTGAATGGGCGGCGAGAATGTTCAGCCCTACGAATGAACCCGGTGGTCTTCAATGCTTTGCCATCAAGCGCGTGTGATTTGGGTGGTGCTGGAACATTCGGACAAGACCGTATTACGAAAACGGTTTACGATGCAGCTGGCCAGGTTCGTCAGACCATTCAGGCGTACGGCACAACATCAGCGCGCTATTACTCGACAGTCGCGTATTCGCCGAATGGCCGCGCAACTGATGTGGTCGACGCTAACGGCAATCGCACTCACATGGCGTACGATGAGTTCGACCGTCTTTCCGTACTCAATTATCCGTCGCCTGTGCGCCCGACCGCATTCTCGACATCGTCACCTGACAATGCAGTGGCGACGGCGGGGGCCTACAGTACGACCGATTACGAAACGTTCGGTTATGACAACAACGGCAATCGCACCAGTTGGAAAAGGCGTGACAATCAGACGATCATTTATGGCTTTGATAATCTCAACCGGGAGGTCAGTGCGGATGCGCCTGGGACGGCCAGCGATGTGTTCACCGCGTTCGACATTAGCGGCAGAGTTATTTCCAAGCAGCTCGTAAATTCGACAGGCCCGAAAGTTACCTACACCTACGACGGGTTGAGCCGTATCAAGACGTCAACGGATGTTAATAACCGGACTGTCACCTACGGCTACACTCAGGCGTCAACACGCAGCACACTGCTTTTCCCAGACAACAAGACTGAGTCCTATACATACGACGCTTTGAACCGGCTGACCTATTCTGAAGTCACCGGCAGCGGCGTCTATATCTCTCAAAGCTACGACCTTGCGGGGCGTTTGACCGGGAGAGGGCGGGCGAATGGCACTTCGACGTCCTTGTCTTACGATGGACTAGACCGGTTGACGGGGCTTGGATACACCTTCCCCGACTCCACTAAAAATGTTTCCTGGGCCTTTACCTTCAATCCGGCCTCGCAGCGCACGTCTCTTGTCTCAACTAATACGGATCAATATGAGTTCCGGGAGATATCCGCTTCTTCAGATCCGAGAACATTTGACGGGCTTAATCGCGACTCTACTTTGGCCGCGCTGTCCAATGGTTATGATGCACGCGGCAATCTTACGAATGAGGGGGCCGGAGGACGAACATTCGGATTTGACATTTATAATCGGCTTATTAGTGCCACGAATGGCGGGATATCCGCGCAGCTAACTTACGATCCGGAAGGGCGTCTGGCCGCCTATGCGGTAACAGAAAATGGTCAAACTACCGCAAAGACATTCCTTTACGATGGCACACGGTTGATCGCCGAGTACAATTCGGCTGGCCAGGTCACTAAGCGGTATCTTCATAGCGTCGGTGTGGATGATCCGTGGGCAGAAGCAAGCGGGACCGACGTTAACTCGACAACAGTCAGCTATCTCTATGCCAACTACCAAGGTTCGATATTCGCATCGGCGAATGGCGGCGGTACAGTCACTGAGAGGTACAAATACGGACCATACGGCGAGCCGAAGAACGCCGCTGATCAACTCTCATTCACGGGCGGAAGCCGTTTCCGGTATACCGGCCAAACTGTCCTGCCAGAACTGAGGCTATACTACTACAAAGCGCGCATCTATGATCCGATGTACGGTCGTTTTCTGCAGACAGACCCTGTCGGCACTAAGGACGATCTGAACTTATATGCCTACACCTCTGGAGATCCGATAAACGGAGCGGATCCTACTGGTACAGAATATGCGGCCGCGACCATGCCAGGATGGAAGCCGCCTCCCACTCGCGATCCCATCGGGGATACGATTACTGCCGTAAAGCAATATGTGCACGACCTGAACGATCCAACGCCAACTGGTCGGATGATGTATATCAACCCGACGGCTGCTGGAGTGGCGCCGGTGATGGGTGCGGGCACACTAGTCCCTGAAACGGTGCAGATGCGCACGCTTTACGGAACAGCGATCAATGTTGCGTTGATAGTGGGAACTGATGGCCTCGGAAACGTCATTAAAGAAGGTGCCGCCGGTGCCTATGAGGTATCATCCCCCTTACTTACCCGCTATTTGTCTGGATCGGGTGGTCGATGGGGGAGCAACGCAACACGTACGCTAAATGACGCAATTGCTAGCGATCTGGAATCCCAGGGCTGGAGGATAACCAACGGGGCTGGTCGGGCTAAGGAGGAGTACTTTGCCGCAGCCGGCGCGAAGGGCACCACAAAAGGAGGAACCTATGTTGACATTACGGCGACAAGAAATGGACAATGGCTGCGCGTACAAACGGTCGACCATTTCAGTGGAGTGGTTACGCAACGCGAAGAAGCGGCAGCGGCAAGGATTGCGGAGAAGTTTCCTTTTGACACGCTGCTGATAATAAATAAGTAA